AAAGGATGAACTTTTATCCATCACCAACATCTTAGTTGAGAAAGGTATCTTTTGCATCTCGGATGAAATCTATGTCATTCCACATCTAACCCTACTTCTATTTCTCAGAAGGCGAGCATTGCAGCTTTGGGGGGTTCTCAAGAACCTTTATATGATATGGTAGCTGAATTTGCCAAAAGAAGAGACTATATCGTAAAAAGGCTGAATTCTATTGAAGGTGTATCGTGTTTAAAACCGCAAGGCGCTTTCTATGTTTTTCCTGACGTATCGAAGATTATCGGAAAGACGTTCAAAGAGCAAACTATAAAAGATTCGATTCCCCTTGCAGAGATTTTATTAGAAGAAGCTAACGTAGCAGTAGTTCCTGGAGGTGCTTTTGGAGCAGATGAGTATATTCGGCTTTCCTACGCTACCTCTATGGAGAATATTACCAAAGGGTTAGATCGTATAAAAGAGTTTGTAGCTAAAATTTTCTAGAAGGAAGATGTTTTATGGCAAAAAATAAGATTTATATTATCGACGTAACCAATAGAGACGGAGTTCAAACATCACGGATTTGTCTTTCAAAATTACAGAAGACAATGATAAATCTTTATCTCAATGAAATGGGGATTTATCAAAGCGAGTTCGGTTTTCCTGTAACTCACCATGAGACAAATTATCTTAACGCCAATTTAGAGTTGACTAAAATGGGAGTACTTAAGCCGATAATCCTAGAAGGTTGGATTCGGGCAATACCGGAAGATGTAAAGGATGCTGCAAAGCTAACAACCTTAGAGCACCTTAATCTTTCTATCTCTACATCAGATCAAATGATCCATGGGAAATTCAGGGGAAAATTCTCCAAAGAGGACGTGATCAAAGTAATGGTCGAAGCGGTAGATTTGGCTAAAGAAAAAGGAATAAAGACAATAGGCGTGAATGCTGAGGACGCCTCTCGGACTGACATGGATTATCTTATCAAATTTGCCAAGAAAGCAAAAGAACATGGTGCAGATAGAATTCGTTATTGCGACACATTAGGTTTTGATGATCCATTTACAATTTATGAACGTATAAAGGTTTTAGCTGCAGAGGTAAATGCCCCCATAGAACTTCATTGCCACAATGATTTAGGGTTGGTTATTGCCACTTCTTTAGCTGGAGCAAAGGCAGCTATTGATGCAGGAGTAGATGCCTACATAAATACTACTGTTAACGGCATTGGTGAGCGGGCAGGAAATGCGGATTTGGTATCAGTTATACTGGCTATAAAATATTCAAGCGGGTTCAAAGATAAATATGTCTTAGATGAACGCGTAGATTTATCAAAGGCCTGGAAGATTGCCAAATACGCTTCCTATGCCTTTGGTATCCCTATACCTATAAATCAGCCTGGAGTTGGCGCCAATGCTTTTGCTCATGAATCAGGGATACATGCTGACGGCGCCTTAAAAGATAGGCGAAACTATGAACTCTACGATTTTGAAGAATTGGGTCGGAGAGAGCCTGAAGTTATTGAGACAGGAAGAAAAATAACTGCAGGTGAATATAGTGGTATTAAGGGATTCAAAAACGTCTATGAGAAATTAGAGATAGAATTTCATGACGAAAAAGAGGCAACCAAGATTTTGGAGTTAGTTCGTTACGCCAATGTCCAGACGCAGAAACCTTTAGTTGAAGACGAACTAAGGTTTATTGCTAAGTATCCCGAGATAGCCAGGAAAATATTTATGATGACACCTTGATTCTTAATCCTTACGACTTAATACTAAAAATTTAAAGTTCGGGTTTTATTTGATATTTGGATCTTGTTATTTGTCGTTTGATTTATGGCTATCCCACTGAAGCCCGCCAATAACAGCGTCTGCAACATTATTCAGATGATCGCCTATCTTTTCAAAGTTGCTCAGCAGATCAGTGAAAACAATGCCTGAAACCACATTGCATGCCCCATTTCTCAATCTAGATGTATGATTATTTCCAAATGTCTCTGTTAATTCATTTATCCTTTTTTCCCTGCCCCAGACTTTACGGGCAATTGCAACATCGTTTAATTCTAGCGCCTTGATTGTATCCTCCAGCATTGCTGTAACTTCCGAATACATCTCTCTTAATTCCTTAATTGCTTTATCACTAAATGGAAGTTTTTGCTCAATCGCTCTTTCTCCAAGTTCTACGAGGTTTTCTGAAATGTCCCCCACGCGCTCTATATCATTAACTGAATGAAGAAGCGCAGGTATCTTCTCTGCCATCTCAAAGCTTAAACTCTTTTCAGAAAGCTCAACCAAATAGTGAGTTATTGAGCTTTGGAGATTATCAACAGCATCTTCTTTTTTTATAGCATTATGCATCATATTTATATCCTTTTTGAAGAATCCGTCCATTGCTTTATCAACCATTGTCTTAACCATCTCGGTCATTCTTACAAGTTCTTTTTGCGCCTGTTCTATTGCTATAGATGGAGTACGCAGAAGGTGTGGTTCCAGAAACTTTGGGGCATAGTCAAGAGAGGGGTCTTTCCCCGGTACGATCTTCTCTATTAATCTGGCATATGCCCCTGTAAAAGGTAAAAATAACATCGCATTAATCACATTAAACAGAGTATGCGCATTTGCAATCTGTCTTCCAATACTGTCTGCTGTGTGAATAATCAGTGTTTTATACACAGGTAAAAGCATTAAAACTAGCGCTGTACCAATTACATTAAACAGGACGTGCGCTACAGCAGCGCGGCGTGCACCGACATTAGTTCCAACGCTTGCTAACATCCCTGTTACGCATGTTCCAATATTATCTCCAAGTAATAATGGAATTGCTGCGTTTATGTCAATAAGCCCTCCCATGCCAAGCGCCATAGTGATACCAACTGTTGCGCTGCTACTCTGAACAACCATAGTTACAATCATCCCGGCAAGCACTCCTAAAATAGGTGTGCTGCTAAAATTGACAAAGATATCCTTTACAGCCTGGCTGCTGCGCAAGAACCGCACCGTATCCGTCATAATACTCAAACCAAGAAGCAAAAGACCAAATCCAAATATAGTCATGCCTATTTGTTTTGGCACGCGTCTCTTGCAGAAAAAATGTAATGCAAATCCTATTCCAATGAGGGGCAGCACATAATGAGTTATTTTAAAAGCAATAAGCTGGGCAGTAATAGTTGTGCCTATATTTGCTCCGAATATAACGCCAACAGCCTGCTTTAAGGTCATAAGCCCTGCATTGACAAAGCCTATTACCATAACCGTTGTTGCGCTGCTTGACTGAATAATACTGGTAATTCCCGCGCCGGCCAATAAGCCGAAAAAGGCCTTATTTGTTATTACGCCCAGTATTTTTCTCATCTTATCTCCAGCTGCTTTCTGGAGAGCATCGCTCATTATGTGAATGCCATAGAGAAATAACCCGAGTCCGCCAACCGTGCCAAAAATTATATCTTTTATCATTATTTAATCGAATCCATTGCTTAATGGATATGAACTTATTATAAGACAAGTCTTGTCTAAAATCAAAACACTTCTGCAAGTGATTGCTAATACTATTTCTACCCTGGTAAAAAATGGCGATGTGACTGAATCCATAAAGAACAACGAGTAGTAAAGAAAACGTCCGTTTTCTTAACTAGGGTACCACCAAGATTCGTGCGTAAATATACGCTAAGGAGGTTACAGGGGGACATTTTTAATTTACTAGAAAGGGATCTATTCGCGAAAAGGATCCTGAAATGCAGCTTTGTGTAGCGTCTGCTCTGAATTTGGCTATCCTTTGTATTGCTGTTTGCAACACAGTCGATATGCAAAATGCTATTCGTGCTCTAAAAAGAGAAGGCGACAATGTTAATCTTAAAGATTTGCGATTCTTTTCCCCTTATGCACATAGCCACCACAATATTTATGGCCGATTCTACTTTCATGGTGTTCCTGGAACTCATCTAGATTTAATAGAAAAGGCTTTTGAACCTTTATGAATAAATTTCTATACCGATATAAAATGCACGAATCCCCTTGTGACTTCTATAGGGTTTTTTGGCAAGAGATAAAATTTCCTTTGCAAGTGAAAGTTGCAAATGTTACTATAGTTACATAGCACAAGGAACTTACGGAACATTAAGAACATTTGTAACTTTATAGGAGGTGTCTAGTGAATCCATTTAGTCCAAAACATCCAGTGAGTCCGCAGTATTTTGTTAATAGAAAGATTATATTGCAACGATTTAAAAACCAACTTTTAACATCAGCCAAAACAAGGCCACCAAAACCCGATAATATAGCTATTTTAGGCGAATGGGGAATAGGGAAAACCTCTGTTCTGCAAAAACTAGAGGATATCTGTTTATCCCAAAAAGCAGTAAAGACCTTTACAGCGCTTGTAGAATTAACCCCTGAAACTTGCACTAGCTTTGAGAAATTCTCTAATCGAACAAGAGATGAAATAGAGAGAAGTTTTAAAACATCGGACATGTCATTATTGTCGAAATTGAAGAGAGACTTAATCCCGAGTTGGCGCCTTAAAACCATAGAGTTAGGTATCGTTACTGTTGAAAAGGAGCTTAAGAACAAATCAACTGTAACCTCTTTTGAAGATAGCCTCAGAGAGCTTTGGAAGATATTGTCAAAGAGCGGAGTTGAAGTAGCGGTATTAATGTTTGACGATCTCCACTATATGGCTCAACAATATGTCAATGGACTATATGATATAAGGGGAATATTTCAGGGTCTCCCAAAAGAGGGCTGTAACTTTATGCTTGCGGTTGCAGGATCACCTTATTTATTTAATATGGCCAGAGAGTTCGCAGAACCCTTTACGAGATTCTTTGATAGATTCTATCTCGAACCCTTTAGCATTGAAGAAACAGGAAATTTTATTACAATGCCACTATCTTTAAGTAAAACAGGCATTATCGTGGGAGAAGATGTTATAAAAAAGATATATAAATTGACAAAAGGTCACCCTTATTTTCTTTCTTTTATAATGAAGAATTTGGTTGATCTGGCAAGGAAGGGAAATATTTCACTTAAGACATTTAATAGAGTATATCCGACTATTGCAGGATATCTATCAAGGGAGAAATTTAACGACGATATTACCCAAGCTAGCGAAATTGAATTAAAGGTTCTTCAGGAAATGGCTTCTATAAATACCGAAACCATCTCGCCCAGCCAGTTGTCTATTAAGAATGCCAGAAGATGCTTGAAGGTGTTAACGGAAAAGAAAGGACTGGTTGTAAAGACTAAGCGGGGAGAATATTCTCTTTATCACCCACTGTTTAAGGAGTATTTACTGAAGAGCATAAACTAAAATGCACGAATTGCCCAGTTACCCCCATAATAAGCGAGTATTATAGTCTCTTTAAATTAGGACATTTCTATTTTGGCTTAACAAATACTTGACAAGGGATTTTTATTTCGCTATAATCCTTACTAATATGATAAGATTAGTAGAACAATATTGATCCAGATGGTGAATTTTGAATCAAAGGAGGATAATTTATGATGCGGATTTCTACTAAAGGCCGCTACGGTGCAAGGCTGATGTTAGAACTTGCCCTTCACTATGAGAAAGGAACTGTTTTGCTTAAGGATATTGCCAAGAACCAGGAGATCTC
The sequence above is drawn from the bacterium genome and encodes:
- a CDS encoding Na/Pi cotransporter family protein, translating into MIKDIIFGTVGGLGLFLYGIHIMSDALQKAAGDKMRKILGVITNKAFFGLLAGAGITSIIQSSSATTVMVIGFVNAGLMTLKQAVGVIFGANIGTTITAQLIAFKITHYVLPLIGIGFALHFFCKRRVPKQIGMTIFGFGLLLLGLSIMTDTVRFLRSSQAVKDIFVNFSSTPILGVLAGMIVTMVVQSSSATVGITMALGMGGLIDINAAIPLLLGDNIGTCVTGMLASVGTNVGARRAAVAHVLFNVIGTALVLMLLPVYKTLIIHTADSIGRQIANAHTLFNVINAMLFLPFTGAYARLIEKIVPGKDPSLDYAPKFLEPHLLRTPSIAIEQAQKELVRMTEMVKTMVDKAMDGFFKKDINMMHNAIKKEDAVDNLQSSITHYLVELSEKSLSFEMAEKIPALLHSVNDIERVGDISENLVELGERAIEQKLPFSDKAIKELREMYSEVTAMLEDTIKALELNDVAIARKVWGREKRINELTETFGNNHTSRLRNGACNVVSGIVFTDLLSNFEKIGDHLNNVADAVIGGLQWDSHKSNDK
- a CDS encoding homocitrate synthase, whose product is MAKNKIYIIDVTNRDGVQTSRICLSKLQKTMINLYLNEMGIYQSEFGFPVTHHETNYLNANLELTKMGVLKPIILEGWIRAIPEDVKDAAKLTTLEHLNLSISTSDQMIHGKFRGKFSKEDVIKVMVEAVDLAKEKGIKTIGVNAEDASRTDMDYLIKFAKKAKEHGADRIRYCDTLGFDDPFTIYERIKVLAAEVNAPIELHCHNDLGLVIATSLAGAKAAIDAGVDAYINTTVNGIGERAGNADLVSVILAIKYSSGFKDKYVLDERVDLSKAWKIAKYASYAFGIPIPINQPGVGANAFAHESGIHADGALKDRRNYELYDFEELGRREPEVIETGRKITAGEYSGIKGFKNVYEKLEIEFHDEKEATKILELVRYANVQTQKPLVEDELRFIAKYPEIARKIFMMTP
- a CDS encoding transposase, with protein sequence MQLCVASALNLAILCIAVCNTVDMQNAIRALKREGDNVNLKDLRFFSPYAHSHHNIYGRFYFHGVPGTHLDLIEKAFEPL